A window of Gorilla gorilla gorilla isolate KB3781 chromosome 5, NHGRI_mGorGor1-v2.1_pri, whole genome shotgun sequence genomic DNA:
ccagccccgcgCCGACTCCTCCCCGCCCCCGCAGAATCGATATCAGGGCTCGACTAGAGCAAGCGCCcgcactccaccccactccctcGAGATGTAGCTGACGTTTTTTCTTATGGCTGCCCTAGGTCTGTAGCCCGTCTGTGATTCTCGGGGAGACGTGGGATTTGGGAGGTCTCCGCCTAGCCACTGCGTTtgccttcctcttttccagtCCACCTGCGCACCAGGGGCAGGACACGTGGCTGGGTGCAGACGCTGGCCCGGATGTCGCGGAGGACTCGCGGGCCAGTAGAgcgcgcggcggcggcgggaggAGACGCAGGTCACGCCCCCTTCCCACCACCTCCCGCCGCCGACGGGGCGCGCGCGCCGAGGAGCCCGGGACAGGTGACTCCTAGAGGACTGCGTCTGCGCCTCCCCCGGCGGGAGTCCCTTCTTCGCGGCCTCTGCCGCCCCCTGCGTCCCCTCCTGGGCTTCCGAGAGTCTGACTCAGCCAAGCCGGCATCGCTTCGCCTCCTACAACACACCCCGAGCGCGAGAAGAAATTACAGGATTGCAGGGGCACGGCTAATGCGCTCTAATTACCCACCGCCGCTGTCATCCGCGGCGCTTCGCGGCGCTGGGCCAACGCGCCGTAATTAAGACGCCGCTCCCCGGTCCCGGAACCCTCCCTTcgccaccccccacccacccacctcgcGGTCCCCAGGACCACTGGCTGTCGACTCCTGCCGCTCTCTGGGACTGCCCCTCAGTCCCAGGAGAGCTATGAGGCCTCACTGGGGGCAGAACTTGGGGAGACCGAAGCCGGCCCTTCCACTCCCCTAAACCTACAGTCCTGGAAGGTCTCTGCTGGAAGAGactgggagggtggggaggggccagggaccTATTTCGTTGACAGAAACACTGAGGTCTATTGGAAAGTTAGCCTTCAGTGGGAGGAGTGGCAAAGGCACGCAGGGCAGCAGTACCCCCGTTTGGCACTTGAGGCacggagaagggaagggaagtccGCCCAGCCAGAACTCCCAGACCCACTCGTTTAACAGTGGCTTTATGAGCAGCACGACGGACTCCCTCCCCTGGCGGGGAAATTACCGTCCTGCGAAGAAAGGTGACATCCCCGCCACAGACACGGAGGCCCCGCCTGCTGGGCAGCTGTGGCCTGCTGGTCATAGGGGAGCTGGTGAGGAGTGAGGTGGCTCTGGCCTCCCATGTCGGGTAGGGTGACAGAGGCCCTGAAGATAGAAGCCAGGCCCGAAGGCCGGAATTAAAGGGGTAGCTTGGCCATCAGCTCCTTCCCCCAAAACCAGACTCAGAGCTCTCCTGTATCAGCAATTCTTTCCTGAGGTCCAGGGTGTTGCAAACTCATGGCCTTGGGCCACGTTTTACCTTCAGTGAGGTTTTGTTTGGCTTGCAACGAGTACATGGGTTTTAGGTTGAATGTGAGAGTCTGCAGACGATGTGGGTTCTCCGACTGCCCTCCCAGTGAAGGTGGACCTCTGATTTAGACCAGCCCGCTGGGCCCGTGCCTTCATCCTTTCCCTCAGCGGCAGGATCTTAGTCCCCATGATTGCTGCCCCTTTGTGGTCTGCACGTTTCTTGGTAAGGGTGCCCAGTCAAGTGTCTCTGGGAGCACCCTCTTCTCTGTCATCGTCAGGCTCCCCACTTGCAGTGGCCGTGGTGGCTGCACATGCTCCCGGATACCCCTCCAGCACTCCCTTTTGTCATCTTGAGTTTCAGTCCGTGACTTGGGTGGCGCCCTATCTTCTCCATCAGGGATGGCAGCTATTTTTCTGCCATGAGACTAGAGGTTGCTTGAGAACTGGAAATTGGATCTCTCCCTTCAGGCTGGGATTTCACTAAGGGCTGGAGAAGGGGGGAATATGGGAGGATTATCTCCTATCACAGGGAGCGCTCTGAGGGCAAGGCTGTGTCTCCCATTCAGACTGATGGTTCCCTGAGGATGGGGCTGTTTCTCCCTTCCGACTGGGgctccctgaggacagggctgTGTCTCCCCTCAGCCTGGGGCTCCCTGAGTCAGGGCTGTGTCTCCCTCAGACTGGGGCTCCCTGAGGACGGGGCTGTGTCTGCCTCAGACTGGGAATCCCTGAGGATGGGGCCGTGTCTCCCTCAAAGTGGGGCTCCCGCAGGACAGCGTTGTGTCTCCCCTCAGAATGCAGCTCCCTGAGGACGGGGCTGTGTCTCCCTCAGACTGGGGCTCCCTGAAGAAAGGGCTGCTTCTCCCTCAGACTAGAGCTCCCTGAAGATGGGGCTGTGTCCCCCTCAGACTGCGGCTCCCTGAGGATGAGGCTGCATCTCCCCTCAGACtggagctccctgagggcagg
This region includes:
- the LOC101137111 gene encoding uncharacterized protein LINC03040; protein product: MMPLAEAGALAQGGGPSATEWACILRRKTPRHKQPTLLMVRASGRSGETSAVPKAGRQSVSGRKNSTSKDLVTLGASSLREERGHPLHPRHRKAVHLRTRGRTRGWVQTLARMSRRTRGPVERAAAAGGDAGHAPFPPPPAADGARAPRSPGQVTPRGLRLRLPRRESLLRGLCRPLRPLLGFRESDSAKPASLRLLQHTPSARRNYRIAGARLMRSNYPPPLSSAALRGAGPTRRN